The Hevea brasiliensis isolate MT/VB/25A 57/8 chromosome 1, ASM3005281v1, whole genome shotgun sequence DNA segment ATGTTACTTGTATTAAAGATCAGGGCTTTCTGTTACAAATAGAAGTTTAGATATCTTATTGTCACATACCCAAGGTTGAGGTGCTATGTGTATAATTTACCCTATGTTTTTGGGAAGTTTTAAATATTGACCGTCAATTCCAATAGCAGGTTTTTCAATTACAACGGGAAGTGGAGGGTATAACTCTCACAATGGTGCAACTGGTGGCCACACTGTGTCAAGGTTGAAGTCTCAGTTGAGCTTTGCCGGACAAGATTCTCTTTCTCAAATATCTGAAGTTAGTGAAAATGCCGCTGAAGGCATCAACTCTAACAATGGCCGCCAGAATTCTTCTCATTCTTATGCTGCTGCTAGCTTCAGGATGGAGTCCTGGGACAATACCAATTCCATTGTATTTTCTGGGCCACCAAGCAAACGAACGAAGAACATTGATGGAGACATTTTTAACTGTCTCAATGGCTTAGAAACTCAGGTAGTAGAACTTCCCCCGAGGACTTGCATGCATCAGGAAACTCAAGGAAGAGTACATAACTTCTGATGTTTTATAGCATCTAAATCTAATTAATATGCATACAAAAAAGACTTGCTCTTCACAATTTATACCCCTCAATTTTTTTAATGTAACAAATATGTGAATGGGCTCATGGAGACTGCAAATTCATGCAGTAATGTGATCTTTAAATTCCATTTTGTTTCATAACAAGTAACTTGGTACATTcccaatttctagcattttattttgTTCTGTATTTCTAATCACTTGTGAAGAGCATTACATTTTCACTCTGTAGTAGTTTCTATTAATAGAGCAATCTGGTGATGCTGACAGGCTTAAAAATTGACCCAAGGTTATTGTTCAGTAACTCTTTTGCTGGTATAGATCTCTGACTCATTCTTCATTCAGTTTAGCTTGCCTCAAACTAGTCTTGAGATGGCAACAGTGGAGAAGCTACTAAATATTCCTGAAGACTCTGTGCCATGCAAAATCCGCGCCAAGCGTGGCTGTGCCACTCACCCACGAAGTATTGCTGAAAGGGTTAGTAAATTCGCTCTGGCACATATATAACCTAATATTTCAAGAAGGTTTTTTCTAAACTTTATTTTGCATGAATGACCATTTGTCAGTTCTGCTTTTGGAATATCTGAACACAAAATCCTATCTACTTTGATTCATGTGCATAAAGCAAATGAGGCCTGCTTTATAAGGTTTTCTAATTGGGGCTGCCATCTTTATTAAAAGTGTTGTTTCAGTTTCaagttattaaaatattttcaaaagCATGCAACTCTTCTGAATGAGTAATGCATAAACCAATAAGGAACATGCACGAGGGTTCTTCAAGCAGTATATTTTGGCTTTAATCATTACATACTAACATGTTGAAGGAGCATATTCTTTGTAGTTCTttcttttcaaaaagaaaatttgtCTGTTCTCTCTCTGTATTTGTTTATTGACTTTTGGCAGATATTACAATTACCTGTCTCTAGTGAATGTCTGTTGCTCATACTTGGTAATATGGATGTTGCACAAAGTACTTCATGATGTTATCAATTAGAATGGATGCTGCATGATTGATTAATCATAATGCTTCATACAGAATGGATTCATATTATACTTAATGTAATAGTTGAAGTATGCGGTTTCTATAACACACCAGACCATGTAGAACACTTCTTGTACATTTCTGCATTGATGTGTTGTTATTTTCCTTCGCCTTTCCACACATTTGTCTATTAAAGGAGGCCTCCAATTTTGAAGCCAAGAAAATTTTTAGGCTCATGCTTATTCATTGTGTGTTATAGAGTTAGATTTAGTTTCTAATTGGATATTTGATTCGCATAGGAACACATTCATTACAGGTTCTTTTGAATGAAAGCCTCATGCTTTTAAATTATTGGGAGCTCCAAATGGGTTAAAAGAAGAAGGTGAGACTAAGGCTAGTGGGTGAAGTACCTGAAAAATCAAAGATTCTATGAGAATTAGAAGAGCAGTCAACATGGGGAGGATATATATGGTGAAAGAAAAAAATTGACGAAATGATTAGGGAAGAAGAAGGTGGAGAATAGTGGGGTAGTCAACTAGTCATCCTGATGGGATTTGCGAGTGGACCCAACTCGCTGGAATTGATTGTGCTGAAGGAGCCAATGGAAGGTGTGCTGCACCAAAATCAATGTTAGATCATGTTCATATTGATGGTCAAGCTATACTTTAAGATCTTCACTACTGTGTTGAGACAATTTGTCTGCATTGTACAAAAGATGGATTGTTATACGCACACAAGGCAACGATATGTATATTGTGAGCTGGAGAGTTGACAGTAGCAATGGCTAAGCCTAAAACAGAGGAATCACTTGTAGTGTATTTTGTAAGAGGACCTGAAAAAAAGACCTAACATGCATACATGTTTGTAGTAATACGTGTTCATTTATAAAGCAGAAGATTGCAAAAGTATGGTGGTACATATCAGTGCAGCTGAGCAGCTGAACTAGTTCAGTGCTATTGTTCATTCATTTCATAATCAGGTTATCTACTGGTTACTCTACATAGAAGTTAAGAGGAATATGTTCCTTTTGTTAGGTGAACTGCAAAAGAGGATTTTTTTTGTTGTTGTTTTTGTTGTAATTCGTCATTGTGTTTTGTGTTCATACCCAGGAGAGAAGAACCAGAATAAGTGGGAGATTGAAGAAACTGCAAGAGCTTGTTCCAAACATGGATAAGGTAATAGGGTGTTCTTTTTCTTGTAGAATGTGACTATGGAGTCGACATCATGTGTCATATTAAATTCCTTCACTACTATTGGTAGGGACATAATGCATACGATGCAACTGCTGATTTTTAATGTatttctatattatatataagcaTGGTTAAGGTACTAAACATTTCTTTTATATCATATACcgttaattaattatgtaattttCTAATATTTCATCAAACGccgcataaaaaaaataaaattagccaattaaataaaattgcGAAAAGTGTATTCATTATGCCTAAAGATTTGATAGCTCATGAGAAAAGAAGGAAGATACAAACAGCTTACATCTATGCTTTGCTAGTTCCAAACTGTAAATCTATAATTGACCTTGTGTACAACTTACACTTTCAACTGACCTCTATGCTTTCTAATTttgaaataatataatttaagaaAATGTAGACAATAATGTGTTGAATTTTCTTGTTCCTGCAGCAAACGAGCTATGCAGACATGTTGGATTTGGCAGTGCAGCACATCAAAGTCCTTCAAAATGAAGTTCAGGTGCGTAAACGTTCAATGATCAAAAACAAATTAAGGgaaaacaaaaggaaagaaatattttaaaaaaaaaaaaaattctgaatgGGAATAATCATTATTTGCTTCTGATACAATTATATTACTGGTCTTCCTTTCATTTTTACTGTTTCTGTCTTGCAGAAACTACAAAATGAATTGGAAAATTGTACGTGCGGATGCAGACCAACCAAATAACATTTTGGCTAACTGGGATTTTCATGAAACAAGATTTTGTCCAAGGATTTTGAAGGCAATCTGGCCAAGGGACTCGGCCCAGGTTAATTTTGTTACTGTACCAAGTTTAACTTAATAATGCAAAGTAGAGGATTAGAAACTCTAAATTGTATATAAAGAATTTACTAGTGTTAATGTGTAGTTCATCTGAAAAAGATTTTTGTAAAATGGTGTTCAAATTCCATTCCTTTTGAGTATTTTGCAAGTTGCAGCCTTTGTGAGGATGCTTTGGTTTTTTAATTTAGTTGGTCTTGAACTTGAAATGAAAATCACTTGTATTTCACTTGTAGTTGGTTTATGCATGCTACAGTGAGCACCAATTATTTGTGGGGCTCAAGTACCTAAAATTTGTTAAGAACGTAAAAAGGGATGTTAAATTTCAGTTTTCTTTTTGGAAATATGGGGTTGGAGGCTCGAATTTGGATCTGTGAGTTATATACCTTTAAGCtactaaattatataaaaatggcaAATTTTAGAAatgtttaattcttaaatttataGATTTAACTACTACTTTCTCATTTTAAAAAGTGGGAAAGTTACTTTCTCATGGGTATAAGTGTAGGAAAtcatgtgtatatacaccttcatttataataatatttacagaaaaaaaaaatataaatctttTCTAAAATTCCTTCATGCAAGAGGCTTCATATggttaggggtgagcattcgaatcgaatcaaaccgaattaaattataaaaatcgaatcgcaaattttagaaatcgaattgAATTGAAATGGGTGAAAAATCAAACTGAACCAAATCGCTCTATTTTAGTTCGGTTTAAATCGATcggtttaattttttattgattttttaatttagacttgattttcaagttatttaatctaattttaactttggtttgaatctaataaccattaatcaatgaaattaaataattaatatatatataattaaatataattcataattttttcataaaaataaatcaattcaaaaatcaattaggttcgatttagtttgatttgactatataaattattattcggTTCGGTTAGATTTAAtcgattttttctcttcaaaatcaaaccgaaccgaaataactgaaatttttataatgtaaaactgAACTGAactgatttaattttaaaaccgaaccgattgaaccgaattaactttgttcggttcgatttttcagtTTGAATCGAATTCTGCTCAGCCTTACATATAATTAATAGGCTATATGAGgttttttaatcatatattataaacaaagaaaattattttttaaatatttttttaataatagttATATTTTATGTTAGTATGGGTATTATGACAAACTTTATTGGGTAATATATGTGTTTATATATTCATAAAATATATTTAGCTAGGGATATTATCATAATATATTTCACCTTATTTTACTTTCTCATAATCTAACCAAAATCAGAAGAAGTGTATATTCCAAATAAATTAAAACTATAATAAAACTTGATAATGTTAAATTCTTAATATAACTTTCCTAAAAGCTACTTTTCTAAACGTGATAAATTTTTCATCTTGCTGGTTATGTGGAcaatgttttcatttcattttgcgAGGCTTCAATATAAGtcatttgtatttttatttttttatttattaggaTATCATATtcgataatattaattattttaataactgTTAGCTATTTTAGTAGtcgttaattattaaatattagtgATTAGTGGATGTCAATCGTTAGATATTAACAGTTagtgattaattatttatatagtgatttaaaataaaaatatttaattattttattatattttaccaATAAGGTTTACTCTTTAACTCCATGATACTCtaaatcatttttaaaattataaagtttTGAATTTGAATCTCAATtaaagtcaattatattaaaaagtTTTGAATTTGAATCTCAATtaaagtcaattatattaaaaaagaaaaattttctcACCATAGATGAATAGGATTGGAAGTCTAGAATATAGGATGATATCTCATAATTACGTTAAACATGCATGGACTCAAAATCGATACTTGGAAGTAAACTCACTATTACACAGAACTTGTGCGTATCCCCTGACAATGTTATGGGGATCTCACTGTTGTAGAGTTTGGGATTAAAGTCTTAGCAATATCTAATAATGTTCAATCCTTAATTTCCTCATGCCTTCACCCCATGTCACTTGGCATTGGACcttaaatttaattgttagaatgtCTATTATGGttttaaaatgattaaaaatttaGGTGTAACATATTATTCACAATTTCTTTGGGGGAGAAATTTTAGCATCACTTGGTTAGTGGGTCAAACAAACTTTAGAGTGAGGGGTTTGCGATAAAAACTTCATGATTTTAAGACAATTCTGTTTTATATATAGCTCTGGAATCTTATTATGGACAAAATTCATTTATGGGGCAAGATCATTGTAGAGGAAGGATAGGACCGAGCATAGTGGTTAGGTATTAGTAGGGTGCCTTACGGTATAGGGGTGCGAAAAAGAAAGGGAAGAGGATGGGAAGATTTGATCTCTTTCTTGATCAGTGGTATTGGAAATTCCATCTAAAACAGCATTTTTCAGATCTGTTATTCTTGGCAAAAGATAGGGATGCTAACATAAATTCTATTGAGAATTGCCGTTGGGAGTATCAGAAATGAATACAAATGAAAGGGTGAATATAAATGATTGAATTGTAAGATTAACTTGACTAGTCATTTTAATATGTAAAGTAACTTAATAACTTATATAGATCTCCAATCTCTTAAATACAGAGTTGGCTCACTATataatgaacaaaaattttgaaaccTTTGGAAACTTTACATTCTTAAAAAAATTTTCCTCCCACTTTAAAAAACATATTCTTTACCTCCAAAAACTTCCTCCTAAACAAGTTGTTAAGGATTAGTGCTTAAATATATTTCTTGCCATTTAAGCCTCTGTAACATCCCATATGGAAAGGGAAGGTCTCGGCTGGAGCAATCCTTTGAGAGGGCAAGGCTCGCTAGTGCCCTTGTCCAAATGGGGGGCAGAAATAaatcgaatcatacattgaaatgggggaaactaatcactagatgcGCCTTTTAGTAGAATGAtctggagagttgaaagaactccagggttaagcgtgctcacttgaaagaaatcctaggatgagtgacctcctggtaagttctccattctacctatgggacaaaaccgtgaggctcaggatggggtgggccaaagcggacaattcctgtaGTAGTTGGAGCAGGGGTGTTACAGATGGTATCAGAGTGGTTCGAGGACGAACTAGGCGGAAGCTAGTGGGCCTGTAACATCCCATGAGGAAAGGGAAGGTCTCGGCTGGAGCAGTCCTTTGGGAGGGCAAGGCTCGTTGGTGCCCTTGTCCAAATGGGGGGCAGGAATAaatcgaatcatacattgaaatgggggaaactaatcactagaggcaccttttggtggaatggcctggagagttgaaagaacttcggggttaagcgtgctcgcttgagagaaatcctaggatgggtgacctcctaggaagttctccattccacctatgagacaaaatcgtgaggctcaggatggggtgggccaaagcggacaattcctctaatggTTGGAGCAGGGGCATTATAGCCTCTATATTTCATACTTGCTTTTGAGTTTATATTGTAATAATTTATTGAtagatcataataatcataaacaCAAAGTGAATCATAAACATAAAATTCAACTATCACCCTAATAATAGATCTTGAACAAATTAAGTTCTTATAGATCTAGAAAATATACCTGATGTGGAGTTTGATTAAGCCACATTGAGAGAGACCCTTTGAtttaataaattgatttcttcttTATTCACGCTCAAAACTTTAGTGATAGAAGATTTTATTGAGATGACCCTAGTATCTCAAACTTCATGAAATAGAGTGTGTGTTACCATATGGGTAGAGAGAGGATGAATCATTTATATCTTTAAGATTTAATTTGGTACTAATTTAGATACAAAGTGATGGAAGACTTTTTTGAGATGATCCTAATATTTTAAACTTTATGAAATATTGTTTGTTACTTGAGAGagaaacaatctatatatatctTTAAGATTTAATCTAGTACATCCATCAAGTAACCCATATACGATTaggatttactttaattaaaataaatatcaattaatatcggACCACATTAAAGGATTGGATTTTGgcccatttaatttttaaaagtcatGGACAAAAACTTAAATATATATCTCATGGTTTGaacttaaccaaaataattatgcagcTCATTCCTCTACAACCATGGCAAGGATGGTGGTTGGGAATAAATGTAATTTGGAGAATATTAGGGATGTTCGTGTTGAGGAAGGCAAAAGCCTTGCTGAAGCAGAAGGGTTGTTCTTCATGGAGAAATCTGCACTTGATTCAACAAATGTTAAAAGGGCTTCTGAGATTTTTATGGAGAGATTTATAACAACGTTAGCTAGAAGGTCCTAAACTCATATACATTCAAAGCTGAATTGTCAATGAACAGGGCAACCCTTGCTAATAATGGGATGGATGGATCAAAACAATCCCAAAACTACTTTTCCTCCTACTGTTCCAGGTGACCTCTATTCTTCTCACCTCAAAAAGGCATATAAGTTCAGGGCTTTTTCATGGTTGGTTGCTTTGTTCCTTGATAAAAAATGTCTTAAGGGTTCTTTAATTTCAAAATAAGTTGATACTGTAAAGATAAATTGTTTGGTTCAATGCGAAAAAAGGGCAATTAGTTTACCTTGTAATTGTTATCAAAGGTGATGGTGATAACGAAGGTGGTGACAGGGTGGTAGTAGGAGTGGCGTCATGGTAGTAGTGGCAACGGCGGCGGTACGGATGGTGGTGATAATGGTAGAGTTACAATAtatgaaaaatgaaaagaagtaATCATGATAATATAGAACAAGCAAGAACAAAGAATAAAACAAGGACTAATCCTTGGgaaagagaactaattctcaaaattttattaatctcATAAAATTATCATAACAGAACttgaaaaataatgaaaacctTTATACCTATATATAGTGTTTGAATAATACTAATTAGAAATTGAGGATTCTCAAACTATTTAGGAATTGAAGAATCTCAATTTAATTAGGAACCTAATCTAATTAGGGATACACAATCATAAAAATCTCTAAAAATtcttattttctatattttttttcctAAAGTAGGTACTCCTAAAATCTTTAGTGTTGACCCCATGAGCTCAAaaaagcatagattttgatgataacaaaactcaactagaatcaaactaactttgttttaagtgttgtgcttctctTACCCCCCCTTTTCCcctttggacatattttgggacatcatgtAGGAATATATTCTGCATTATTCCCCCTTGGTTGAAAAGAACTTGACTCCTTAGAGTTGATTTGCAAATAAGCATTCAAGAAAAAAGGATCTAAGCTGAGGAAGGAATCTACAAAATCCACCTCGGGAGGAAGTAACGAATTCATCATCAAGCATAGTGTCAATGATATCTCTAAGCTGAGGAAGTGATGGCGACTTTGGCACAAGCTGATCTGCAAAAACACTATAAGGCAAAGTAGAAGGCTCAAAGGTGCCTCAATAAGGTGACAAGTCCTCCACATTGAAAATAGGACTAATATTCATATCTTTAGGTAAGTCAAGTAAATATGCATTAGATCCA contains these protein-coding regions:
- the LOC110651012 gene encoding transcription factor bHLH128 isoform X1 gives rise to the protein MAQPRWSKPDKPAAMYPPSSSPQNPTVPIGLTRYGSAPGSFLSRTVDSVIGSDREFSALGSSSSSLVGQQYVSGDSSSLTTESSCKVNSSNDPRPPPKSSAGDGLQRSYGFNDINGSLVRQKSSPAGFLSNLSTENGFSITTGSGGYNSHNGATGGHTVSRLKSQLSFAGQDSLSQISEVSENAAEGINSNNGRQNSSHSYAAASFRMESWDNTNSIVFSGPPSKRTKNIDGDIFNCLNGLETQFSLPQTSLEMATVEKLLNIPEDSVPCKIRAKRGCATHPRSIAERERRTRISGRLKKLQELVPNMDKQTSYADMLDLAVQHIKVLQNEVQKLQNELENCTCGCRPTK
- the LOC110651012 gene encoding transcription factor bHLH128 isoform X2, whose translation is MAQPRWSKPDKPAAMYPPSSSPQNPTVPIGLTRYGSAPGSFLSRTVDSVIGSDREFSALGSSSSSLVGQQYVSGDSSSLTTESSCKVNSSNDPRPPPKSSAGDGLQRSYGFNDINGSLVRQKSSPAGFLSNLSTENGFSITTGSGGYNSHNGATGGHTVSRLKSQLSFAGQDSLSQISEVSENAAEGINSNNGRQNSSHSYAAASFRMESWDNTNSIVFSGPPSKRTKNIDGDIFNCLNGLETQFSLPQTSLEMATVEKLLNIPEDSVPCKIRAKRGCATHPRSIAERVLLNESLMLLNYWELQMG
- the LOC110651012 gene encoding transcription factor bHLH128 isoform X3 yields the protein MAQPRWSKPDKPAAMYPPSSSPQNPTVPIGLTRYGSAPGSFLSRTVDSVIGSDREFSALGSSSSSLVGQQYVSGDSSSLTTESSCKVNSSNDPRPPPKSSAGDGLQRSYGFNDINGSLVRQKSSPAGFLSNLSTENGFSITTGSGGYNSHNGATGGHTVSRLKSQLSFAGQDSLSQISEVSENAAEGINSNNGRQNSSHSYAAASFRMESWDNTNSIVFSGPPSKRTKNIDGDIFNCLNGLETQFSLPQTSLEMATVEKLLNIPEDSVPCKIRAKRGCATHPRSIAEREHIHYRFF